The Parachlamydiales bacterium genome contains a region encoding:
- the radC gene encoding DNA repair protein RadC gives MEKQLAFFKETKTYSPDRLPMHMWAQEDIPGNKFMTKGKQSMSSLELLSIIINSGCKGENAIDIARALLHKFDNSFDNIATASIKQLCQVKGIGPKKALQIQSALEIGNRRRQDGSLQREKVVCSKDIYDLYRHLFVDAVYETFWTVIVNRANKIIKTVQVSDGGISGTTCDPKRIFKMALDCNGSSVFLMHNHPSQSIVPSDADIQLTKKMVNAGKLLDLPITDHLIFGGNSYYSFADENRI, from the coding sequence ATGGAAAAACAACTTGCATTCTTTAAAGAAACAAAAACCTATTCACCGGACCGGTTACCTATGCATATGTGGGCACAGGAAGACATACCTGGAAACAAATTCATGACCAAAGGCAAACAGTCCATGTCCAGTTTGGAACTGCTGAGCATTATCATCAACTCCGGATGTAAAGGAGAAAATGCTATTGACATCGCCCGGGCATTGCTGCATAAATTCGACAATTCATTTGACAATATCGCCACGGCAAGTATAAAACAACTCTGCCAGGTCAAAGGCATAGGTCCCAAGAAAGCCCTGCAGATACAAAGCGCTTTGGAGATCGGTAATCGCCGGCGCCAGGATGGTAGTCTACAGAGAGAGAAAGTGGTTTGTTCAAAAGACATCTATGATCTATACCGGCACCTGTTCGTCGACGCAGTCTATGAAACTTTCTGGACTGTAATCGTTAACCGTGCCAATAAAATCATCAAAACCGTCCAAGTTTCCGATGGGGGCATATCGGGAACTACTTGTGATCCGAAAAGGATTTTCAAGATGGCATTGGATTGCAATGGAAGCAGTGTATTTTTAATGCATAACCACCCAAGCCAATCAATCGTTCCATCTGACGCTGATATTCAATTAACTAAAAAAATGGTAAATGCTGGTAAACTTCTTGACCTTCCTATAACGGATCATTTGATATTTGGGGGAAATTCATATTATTCATTTGCGGATGAAAATAGAATCTGA
- a CDS encoding phosphodiester glycosidase family protein: MKKLSLLFALLVGIILLMGLKPINKIQWMTLDDGLYYAEYDSPVKSITGDSKINILKINPATYKLNLFTEKENGWVRRTAPQWAGYKNQVAIINAGMFMGDRRSCGYMKNFGEINNSHVSENNCVLAFNPMGKDIPTVQIIDRQCQEWNALRYRYQCFDQSIRMVDCNQVNVWKDVDKMWSVVTIAMDKDGNVLFIFCRSPYRMHDFIDILLNAPIDLYNMMYLEGGPLASFYLNCNGKQVKGIGSYESDFYESNGNNHFWTIPNVIGIERIVK, encoded by the coding sequence ATGAAAAAACTATCATTATTATTCGCATTACTTGTTGGGATCATTCTATTGATGGGATTGAAACCGATCAATAAAATCCAATGGATGACTCTGGATGACGGATTGTACTATGCCGAATATGATTCACCGGTAAAGTCTATCACAGGCGATTCTAAAATCAATATTTTGAAGATCAATCCGGCCACATATAAACTTAACCTGTTCACTGAAAAAGAAAATGGATGGGTCAGAAGGACGGCGCCGCAATGGGCCGGTTATAAAAACCAGGTCGCCATCATTAATGCAGGCATGTTTATGGGTGACCGGCGTAGTTGCGGTTACATGAAGAACTTTGGTGAAATAAATAATTCACATGTCAGTGAGAACAATTGTGTATTGGCCTTTAATCCGATGGGAAAAGATATTCCAACCGTTCAGATAATAGATCGTCAATGCCAAGAATGGAATGCCTTACGATACCGGTATCAATGTTTCGACCAGTCAATACGGATGGTTGACTGTAACCAGGTTAATGTTTGGAAAGATGTGGACAAGATGTGGAGTGTGGTAACTATTGCGATGGACAAAGATGGGAATGTATTATTCATTTTCTGCCGGTCACCATACCGGATGCATGACTTTATAGATATCCTATTGAATGCACCGATAGATCTGTACAACATGATGTACCTGGAAGGTGGGCCTCTTGCATCGTTTTACTTGAACTGCAATGGCAAACAGGTGAAAGGTATCGGTAGTTATGAAAGCGATTTTTATGAAAGCAACGGAAACAATCATTTTTGGACAATTCCTAATGTAATAGGGATAGAAAGGATTGTGAAATGA
- a CDS encoding RyR domain-containing protein, with translation MEDYQIIDIAKVCHEANKAFCETLGDHSQKPWSDAPNWQKESAIIDVKAKLSNPDMTSEQSHESWMKTKLDAGWKWGPEKDAIKKEHPCLVPYHQLPRTQQLKDHLFQAIVTALS, from the coding sequence ATGGAAGACTATCAGATCATTGACATCGCCAAGGTTTGTCACGAGGCAAACAAGGCATTCTGTGAAACATTGGGAGACCATTCGCAAAAACCGTGGAGTGACGCACCAAACTGGCAAAAAGAAAGTGCCATTATCGATGTGAAAGCAAAACTATCCAATCCAGATATGACGTCGGAACAATCTCATGAAAGTTGGATGAAGACCAAACTGGATGCTGGGTGGAAATGGGGACCGGAAAAGGATGCGATAAAAAAAGAACATCCGTGTCTGGTGCCTTATCATCAGTTGCCACGTACCCAGCAACTCAAGGACCATCTTTTCCAAGCCATCGTAACAGCCCTGTCATAA